Proteins from a single region of Actinomycetota bacterium:
- a CDS encoding PD40 domain-containing protein — MAIFVMGIAVISLFFVISSAGAFNGVIWPVSSSSSGVIGNASSSYWPLVSPDGRYVVFRSTASNLVAGDTNAVSDIFIKDTADGATVRVSTDAFGGQADAGSYEPSISPDNRYVVFRSDATNLIAGDTNGVSDIYLKDTQTGAISRVSTSDTGAQANAFSELPEVSAGGSRVIFRSTATNLVTGDTNGVPDVFIKETGTGAVIRVSSDASGNQADGNSGLPYGPTITPDGRYAAFDSSAANLVYNDSNARQDVFVKDTLTGAVIRVSTSSAGAQGDLDSYFPTLAADGSKVAFRTHATNLVTADTNGTSDVFMKDILTGATSRISTDASGGQAGTGSWDPFLSADGRYVTFASDAPSLVPGDTNNTYDVFVKDSVTGAIARVSLSMSGAEADNWSFGSSISSGGGFVAFESLASNLTPGDTNGSYDIFLAATQWCPGSRPSLSLARGSVYWASYADYLSRSLSVDFTVTNAGANAARNANVTGVSASGGVLAVTALPLSLGDITGGSSATATLKYSVPMEVASFTTSVAATSLDDCAEVYLYP, encoded by the coding sequence ACGGCCGCTATGTCGTCTTCCGGTCGACGGCTTCGAATCTCGTGGCTGGCGACACAAACGCTGTATCCGATATCTTCATCAAGGATACTGCTGATGGAGCGACGGTCCGTGTTTCAACCGATGCATTCGGCGGCCAGGCGGACGCCGGCAGTTATGAGCCATCGATCTCTCCGGATAATCGCTATGTAGTCTTCCGGTCCGATGCTACCAATCTGATTGCCGGCGATACCAACGGCGTTTCTGACATCTATCTCAAGGATACGCAGACGGGCGCCATTTCACGGGTTTCGACTTCAGACACAGGCGCCCAGGCCAACGCATTCAGTGAACTTCCGGAAGTCTCGGCCGGTGGCAGCAGGGTCATCTTCCGCTCGACCGCCACCAACCTGGTCACGGGTGATACCAATGGCGTGCCGGATGTGTTCATCAAGGAAACCGGCACTGGTGCAGTAATCCGGGTCTCCTCTGATGCCTCTGGCAACCAGGCCGATGGCAACAGCGGCCTACCCTACGGACCGACAATCACTCCTGATGGGAGATATGCCGCATTTGACTCCAGCGCCGCCAATCTGGTTTACAACGACAGCAATGCCAGGCAGGATGTATTCGTGAAGGACACCCTGACTGGCGCCGTCATCCGCGTCTCCACCAGCTCAGCCGGCGCCCAGGGAGACCTGGACAGCTACTTCCCAACCCTTGCCGCGGATGGCAGCAAGGTAGCTTTCCGCACCCATGCCACCAATCTGGTCACAGCAGACACTAACGGCACCAGCGATGTCTTCATGAAGGACATCCTCACCGGGGCGACATCCAGGATCTCCACTGACGCATCCGGCGGCCAGGCTGGCACCGGCAGTTGGGACCCGTTCCTGTCCGCGGATGGCCGGTATGTGACATTCGCCTCGGATGCCCCTTCACTGGTTCCCGGTGACACGAACAACACCTACGACGTCTTCGTCAAGGACTCGGTAACCGGCGCAATCGCCAGGGTATCGCTCAGCATGTCAGGCGCGGAGGCTGATAACTGGAGCTTCGGCTCTTCAATCTCCAGCGGCGGCGGTTTTGTGGCATTCGAATCGCTGGCCTCGAACCTGACACCAGGAGACACCAATGGCTCCTACGACATCTTCCTGGCGGCGACCCAATGGTGCCCCGGATCGCGGCCATCCCTGAGCCTGGCCCGGGGAAGCGTATACTGGGCCAGCTATGCTGATTACCTCAGCCGCTCACTCAGCGTCGACTTTACAGTGACGAATGCCGGGGCGAACGCTGCCCGCAACGCGAACGTTACCGGCGTATCGGCGTCCGGTGGCGTATTGGCGGTCACGGCATTGCCGCTATCACTTGGTGACATCACCGGAGGCAGCTCGGCTACGGCGACCCTGAAGTATTCAGTCCCCATGGAAGTGGCGTCATTTACGACATCCGTGGCAGCCACGTCCCTCGATGACTGCGCCGAAGTCTACCTGTATCCGTAA
- the priA gene encoding primosomal protein N', whose translation MTAQSNDLRIASVYIQHKTRSLDHPFDYHIPDRLLKAVTTGSVVLVPLGRQKALGIIAGLKDRTSYTGSGLADIEELVDYPPVPERLIDLALWVSEHYYCSPASALGLVLPPGGLPALVKSGSGEQVRYTLKAPKVRPRRVRFVRLSGSAGEKDDAGEGTGREIDAMAGEKGSTDAQARVLAILQKEGELPLADLRNRAAVSSSPLKTLAARGRVEIFEREVRRDGLRYYAGQEPETGIDDTGSASAARKQKAHTLNGDQQEALDVIVTRLDSIDTRQRSRPVLLEGVAGAGKTEVYLCAIEAAVARGYKAIVLVPEISLTHQAVKRFRRRFGDHIGILHSGLSVGERYDEYSRIRSGEVEVVIGPRSALFAPLPKLGLIVIDEENDGSFKQENDPRYDARRVALERARLEGAALVYGSATPSLESYYRVTDRFTLRERATGAAMPEVEIVDMLEEKETIFSDRLAAEIDRNLGAGGKTILLLNSRGYARFLQCGHCGNVWKCDNCEVSLTIHSRIHRLLCHHCGYMEEMPDFCPSCRSTDLRRWGVGTEQLEDEVRRRFPEAPVFRLDADTARGYGAGPRILEDFGNAEGGILLGTQMVAKGHHFPDVTLAAVVNADLSLQFPEFRAEEQTFALLLQLSGRSGRAEKPGRVIIQTWNADIECIRMAANQAVEEFYTAELERRRRLGYPPFVQLVNILCLSRESTKSAKAAGFLGEKIEAVLSTERVLGPADLFRLKGWARSHILVKTDSIERTLAAMKPVIEHYRGPYKARGVRIVVDVDPQWLS comes from the coding sequence ATGACCGCTCAATCAAACGATCTCCGCATCGCCAGCGTCTATATCCAGCATAAGACCCGTTCGCTGGACCATCCCTTCGATTATCACATCCCGGACAGGCTGCTTAAAGCAGTCACTACCGGATCGGTGGTTCTGGTACCCCTGGGCAGGCAGAAGGCGCTCGGAATCATTGCCGGGCTCAAGGACAGGACGAGCTACACCGGGTCCGGTCTGGCGGACATCGAGGAGCTGGTCGATTATCCCCCGGTACCAGAGCGCCTGATCGATCTGGCGCTCTGGGTCTCGGAGCACTATTACTGCTCGCCTGCGTCAGCCCTGGGTCTGGTCCTTCCACCCGGTGGCCTTCCAGCCCTGGTCAAGTCGGGATCCGGTGAACAGGTCCGCTATACGCTGAAGGCGCCGAAGGTAAGGCCGCGCCGGGTAAGGTTCGTCCGGCTGAGCGGCAGCGCCGGCGAAAAGGATGACGCAGGTGAGGGCACGGGTAGAGAGATTGATGCTATGGCAGGCGAAAAGGGTAGCACCGATGCACAGGCGCGAGTCCTTGCGATCCTGCAGAAAGAAGGCGAGTTGCCGCTGGCTGATCTCAGGAACAGGGCAGCCGTCAGTTCCTCCCCGCTAAAAACCCTCGCGGCGCGGGGCAGGGTAGAGATCTTCGAACGCGAAGTCCGCAGGGACGGCTTACGGTATTACGCCGGCCAGGAGCCCGAAACCGGCATCGACGACACCGGCAGCGCCTCGGCTGCGAGGAAACAGAAGGCCCACACGCTCAACGGAGACCAGCAGGAAGCGCTGGACGTGATTGTAACCCGTCTCGATAGCATCGATACCCGCCAGCGAAGCCGGCCGGTCCTGCTGGAGGGAGTGGCTGGGGCCGGCAAGACCGAGGTTTACCTCTGTGCTATCGAGGCGGCCGTCGCCCGAGGCTACAAGGCCATAGTCCTGGTTCCGGAGATATCACTCACCCACCAGGCCGTCAAAAGGTTCCGCCGCCGTTTCGGCGACCATATCGGCATCCTCCACAGCGGACTCAGTGTCGGCGAGCGGTATGATGAATATTCGCGGATCCGGTCGGGGGAGGTCGAAGTCGTGATCGGCCCGCGTTCCGCCCTCTTTGCGCCGTTGCCGAAGCTCGGGCTGATCGTCATCGACGAAGAGAACGACGGCTCATTCAAGCAGGAAAACGACCCCCGCTACGACGCCCGCCGGGTGGCGCTGGAGCGGGCGCGGCTGGAGGGCGCGGCCCTCGTCTACGGCAGCGCGACTCCAAGCCTCGAAAGCTACTACCGGGTCACTGACCGCTTCACCCTTCGCGAGCGGGCGACTGGCGCCGCGATGCCGGAAGTGGAGATCGTCGACATGCTCGAGGAGAAGGAAACGATCTTCAGCGACCGCCTCGCCGCAGAGATCGACCGTAACCTGGGCGCCGGCGGCAAGACGATCCTGCTCCTGAACAGTCGCGGCTACGCCCGTTTTCTCCAATGTGGCCATTGCGGGAACGTCTGGAAATGTGACAACTGCGAGGTCTCCCTGACTATCCACTCCCGCATCCACAGACTTTTGTGCCACCACTGCGGCTACATGGAAGAGATGCCGGACTTCTGCCCGTCATGCAGATCCACCGACCTGCGCCGCTGGGGTGTGGGCACCGAACAGCTCGAGGACGAAGTGCGACGCCGTTTTCCCGAGGCGCCGGTCTTCCGGCTCGACGCCGATACTGCGCGAGGATACGGCGCGGGGCCGCGGATCCTCGAGGATTTCGGCAATGCTGAGGGCGGGATCCTTCTAGGCACTCAGATGGTCGCCAAGGGCCATCATTTCCCCGATGTCACCCTGGCGGCGGTCGTGAACGCCGATCTGTCACTGCAGTTTCCCGAGTTCCGCGCCGAAGAGCAGACTTTTGCGTTGCTGCTCCAGCTTTCGGGCCGCAGCGGCCGCGCCGAGAAGCCGGGCAGAGTGATCATCCAGACATGGAATGCGGATATTGAATGTATTAGAATGGCTGCGAACCAGGCGGTGGAAGAGTTCTACACTGCCGAGCTGGAGCGGCGTCGGCGTCTGGGCTACCCGCCCTTTGTGCAGCTGGTGAACATACTCTGCCTTTCCCGGGAAAGCACCAAGTCGGCGAAGGCCGCCGGATTCCTCGGGGAAAAGATCGAAGCGGTGCTATCCACTGAACGCGTTCTGGGTCCGGCGGACCTGTTTCGTCTCAAGGGTTGGGCCCGAAGCCACATCCTGGTGAAGACCGACAGTATCGAGCGGACACTTGCCGCCATGAAACCGGTCATCGAGCATTACCGTGGACCTTACAAGGCCAGGGGTGTACGCATAGTCGTGGATGTAGACCCGCAGTGGCTGAGCTGA
- the def gene encoding peptide deformylase: MADNDKTKAAAFGQIRQFGDPVLKEESRPVEVDDELRKLVDRMIKIMHAADGVGLAAPQIGVLRKVIVFQLDKEEHVLINPEITWRSEETITDAEGCLSLASLAVDVERARQVRVEGEDLDGNHKVYELEGLKARILQHEIDHLEGLMIVNRTSREQRKDLMARLRKVKLPGED, encoded by the coding sequence TTGGCAGACAACGATAAGACAAAGGCAGCGGCATTCGGCCAGATAAGGCAGTTCGGCGACCCGGTGCTGAAGGAAGAGTCGCGGCCGGTAGAGGTCGACGACGAGCTGCGCAAGCTGGTCGATCGCATGATCAAGATCATGCACGCCGCCGACGGTGTCGGCCTGGCCGCACCACAGATAGGAGTATTGCGCAAAGTCATAGTCTTCCAGCTTGACAAGGAAGAACACGTACTGATCAATCCGGAGATCACCTGGAGGTCAGAGGAGACTATCACCGACGCCGAAGGTTGCCTGAGTCTGGCCAGCCTCGCGGTTGACGTAGAGCGGGCCCGGCAGGTCAGGGTCGAGGGGGAAGACCTGGACGGCAATCACAAGGTATATGAGCTGGAGGGCCTTAAGGCACGCATCCTCCAGCACGAGATCGATCACCTTGAAGGTCTGATGATAGTCAACCGCACCAGCCGTGAGCAGCGCAAGGATCTGATGGCCAGGCTGCGGAAGGTCAAGCTTCCTGGTGAAGACTAG